The following proteins are co-located in the Bosea sp. AS-1 genome:
- a CDS encoding histone deacetylase family protein: MLVIHHPDQALHDPDQVFRTGKFIAQPDRAERYRVFLDIVTQLKLEIAVAPLDQADAIAAVHDRDYVEFLKSVHSRWIEHPDYGPVVIPNVHPTHRMYRRPTELLGELGWYSNSTSCPIVTDTWRAVFASAQVAVHGADRLSAGNGPVYAMCRPPGHHAYPDLMTGVCFLNNAAIAARRLMRSFGKVAIIDIDVHHCNGTQFVFWEDPDVFVASIHVDPSLSAPYYAGYADETGAGQGKGANFNQPLPWATGNEPWLKAIEAAVSRIRGFAPGALVVSLGFDAGAEDPVGTFKITGDGFAEAARRIAGLQVPTLLVQEGGYLSPALGGYLQSFLTAFEGRAS; encoded by the coding sequence ATGCTTGTGATTCATCATCCTGATCAGGCTCTCCACGATCCTGATCAGGTATTCCGCACGGGGAAGTTTATCGCGCAGCCCGACCGGGCGGAGCGCTATCGCGTCTTCCTCGACATCGTAACGCAGCTGAAGCTCGAGATTGCCGTTGCTCCGCTTGATCAGGCGGACGCGATCGCGGCGGTTCACGATCGGGATTATGTGGAATTCCTGAAGAGCGTTCACTCCCGCTGGATCGAGCATCCGGACTACGGTCCGGTTGTCATTCCCAACGTTCACCCGACGCATCGCATGTATCGCAGGCCTACCGAGCTGCTCGGCGAGTTGGGCTGGTATAGCAATTCAACGTCCTGCCCCATCGTGACGGACACCTGGAGGGCCGTTTTCGCGAGTGCGCAGGTGGCCGTCCATGGCGCAGATAGGCTTTCGGCGGGCAACGGACCTGTCTACGCGATGTGTCGCCCTCCCGGTCACCATGCCTATCCCGACCTGATGACGGGCGTGTGTTTCCTCAACAATGCCGCGATCGCCGCGCGTCGCCTGATGCGTTCATTCGGCAAGGTCGCGATCATCGATATCGACGTGCATCACTGCAACGGCACGCAATTCGTCTTCTGGGAAGACCCGGATGTGTTCGTTGCATCGATCCATGTCGACCCGTCCCTGTCCGCGCCCTACTACGCAGGCTATGCGGACGAGACTGGGGCAGGGCAAGGCAAGGGGGCGAATTTCAATCAGCCCTTGCCCTGGGCAACCGGGAACGAACCGTGGCTCAAGGCTATCGAAGCAGCGGTTTCCCGCATTCGTGGATTTGCGCCGGGTGCTTTGGTGGTGTCGCTGGGCTTCGACGCCGGAGCCGAGGACCCGGTTGGCACTTTCAAGATCACGGGCGACGGATTTGCCGAGGCCGCGCGCAGGATCGCGGGTCTGCAGGTTCCAACGCTTCTCGTGCAAGAGGGCGGCTATCTGAGCCCTGCTCTCGGCGGGTATCTCCAGAGCTTTCTGACGGCGTTTGAAGGGCGGGCGAGCTGA
- a CDS encoding MFS transporter, translating to MTADVQASRVDQHGKARTLLGGAFGHFIEWYDWSIYGFLAGIFAAQMFPAHDPAVSLIASFSAFAIGFLGRPIGAFVLSPLSDKYGRRTLLAATIIMAGIGSLLIAICPTYAQIGIAAPIVIVCARLLQGFSAGGEYQIAITFLNEHASTRNRALAASPQQLSIGVAVLVATGVASLTTRYFPPDMLTSWGWRVPFLIGAALSVFGLYLRAGLSETPSFEKVKDKQKLSAAAILASIAEFPKEVFIVFVVQMNGLQYYLWMIFLPTYANIVGGLDKASGFAGSVLASVAYCIGVPLFAYISDRIGRKPFLIGAALCFLLFTYPLLSMLAVPQLGFGTFVFVAVVGAIFISMNNAVLGTVFAELFPTRVRTSGIGIPYAVCAAIFGGTAPMVATWLQQLGGPLYISLYVMAVCLITLVTHLVLTPETRGRSLD from the coding sequence ATGACAGCGGATGTGCAGGCAAGCCGAGTTGACCAGCATGGAAAAGCGCGGACGCTCCTCGGAGGGGCGTTCGGGCATTTCATCGAATGGTATGACTGGTCGATCTATGGATTTCTGGCCGGGATCTTCGCTGCCCAGATGTTTCCGGCCCATGACCCGGCCGTATCCCTCATCGCAAGCTTTTCGGCCTTCGCGATCGGCTTTCTCGGGCGCCCAATCGGGGCTTTCGTCCTGTCGCCGCTGTCGGACAAATACGGCCGCCGGACGCTATTGGCTGCGACGATCATCATGGCTGGCATCGGAAGCCTGCTGATCGCAATCTGCCCGACCTATGCACAGATCGGCATCGCGGCACCAATCGTGATCGTTTGCGCGCGGTTGCTTCAAGGCTTCTCGGCGGGCGGCGAATACCAGATCGCCATCACGTTCCTGAACGAGCATGCCTCCACCCGTAACCGGGCCCTGGCTGCGTCCCCGCAACAGCTCTCCATCGGCGTTGCCGTCCTCGTCGCGACCGGTGTTGCGAGCCTGACGACAAGGTATTTCCCGCCCGACATGCTGACGAGCTGGGGTTGGAGGGTGCCTTTCCTGATCGGCGCCGCGCTTTCTGTCTTCGGGCTGTATCTGCGTGCCGGATTGTCGGAAACGCCGTCTTTCGAAAAAGTAAAAGACAAGCAGAAACTCAGTGCGGCTGCTATTTTGGCTTCTATCGCGGAGTTTCCGAAAGAGGTCTTTATCGTATTCGTCGTGCAGATGAATGGACTTCAGTATTACCTTTGGATGATTTTCCTTCCGACCTACGCCAATATTGTCGGAGGATTGGACAAGGCGTCCGGTTTCGCCGGAAGCGTGCTCGCCAGCGTCGCTTATTGCATCGGCGTGCCGCTCTTCGCCTATATTTCCGACCGGATCGGCCGAAAGCCGTTCCTGATCGGTGCCGCGCTCTGCTTCTTGCTCTTTACCTATCCGCTGCTGTCGATGCTGGCGGTGCCCCAGCTTGGATTCGGCACGTTCGTCTTCGTGGCCGTCGTCGGAGCCATCTTCATCTCCATGAACAATGCGGTTCTGGGAACGGTGTTTGCCGAACTGTTTCCAACCCGGGTCCGGACATCGGGAATCGGTATTCCTTATGCGGTGTGCGCGGCGATTTTCGGAGGGACCGCACCAATGGTGGCGACGTGGCTGCAGCAGCTCGGCGGGCCGCTTTACATCTCGCTCTACGTGATGGCGGTCTGCCTGATCACGCTCGTCACGCATCTGGTTCTGACCCCTGAGACGCGTGGACGCTCCCTCGACTGA
- a CDS encoding TetR/AcrR family transcriptional regulator, with translation MRAARKQADRSAETQRALIESATVLLQSIGYAGTTTALIARHAGLTTGALHHHYSSKDDLMLGVLDRASERVARGLDMIVHAGGETVNVHDLIRHLWEIYGDPEYWAIWEIIIGTRKDTEFHTKVIAHRQETMQRILYPWVAKNIISHPKMHEYGSLFEFMLIAIRGLSLERFLDKPPEYFEKNLLLLTEMVEWKLAAIRSTQQ, from the coding sequence ATGCGAGCAGCGCGCAAACAGGCGGACCGGAGCGCGGAAACGCAACGGGCCTTGATCGAATCGGCCACCGTCCTTCTCCAATCGATCGGGTATGCCGGGACCACCACGGCACTCATCGCGCGCCATGCGGGGCTCACAACCGGAGCGCTACACCATCATTATTCGTCGAAGGACGATCTGATGCTTGGCGTTCTCGATCGGGCTAGCGAGCGCGTAGCTCGGGGGCTCGACATGATCGTTCACGCTGGTGGCGAGACAGTCAACGTTCACGACCTTATCCGTCACCTTTGGGAGATCTATGGCGATCCAGAATACTGGGCGATCTGGGAGATTATCATCGGCACGCGCAAAGACACAGAGTTTCATACGAAGGTTATTGCGCACCGTCAGGAAACGATGCAGCGAATTCTGTATCCTTGGGTCGCCAAGAACATAATTAGTCATCCAAAAATGCATGAATACGGCTCGTTATTCGAGTTCATGCTGATCGCGATCCGTGGGTTAAGCCTTGAGCGTTTCCTGGATAAGCCGCCGGAATATTTCGAGAAAAACCTGCTTCTTCTGACCGAGATGGTGGAATGGAAGCTCGCGGCGATCAGGTCGACGCAACAATAA
- a CDS encoding GntR family transcriptional regulator, which translates to MYPSRRPTKPRAKTSERTPGLQALEHPRSLAEMVEQRLRDAIVNAELPFGHALPEDETGLALGVSRTPLRAALGRLAALGLVTIVPNRGAFVFDPSLEDVKQLASFRLMLETEAVTLCLEGAADSTAAELKTSLASMEKAHREQDGTAYASSDTEFHAVFFRNCGNLFVANAFATISWQVAALRAHLSVDRSWERDTSYSEHREIVEAFERGDRDTLRVILREHILRAAKAYANVVEQVSQSI; encoded by the coding sequence ATGTATCCCAGCCGTCGTCCGACCAAGCCTCGCGCCAAGACGAGCGAACGCACGCCGGGCCTGCAGGCGCTGGAACATCCGCGCTCGCTCGCGGAAATGGTCGAACAGCGCCTGCGCGATGCCATCGTGAATGCCGAGCTGCCGTTCGGCCATGCGCTTCCGGAAGACGAGACGGGGCTGGCGCTTGGCGTGAGCCGCACGCCGCTGCGCGCCGCGCTGGGCCGCCTGGCCGCTCTCGGCCTCGTGACCATCGTGCCCAACCGTGGCGCGTTCGTGTTTGATCCCTCGCTGGAGGATGTGAAGCAGCTCGCGAGCTTTCGGCTCATGCTGGAAACGGAGGCCGTTACACTTTGCCTCGAGGGTGCGGCAGACAGCACGGCGGCCGAACTCAAGACGTCGCTGGCCAGTATGGAGAAGGCGCATCGCGAGCAGGACGGCACGGCCTATGCCAGCAGCGATACCGAGTTTCACGCCGTGTTCTTCCGCAACTGCGGCAATCTCTTCGTCGCCAACGCCTTCGCAACGATCTCATGGCAGGTTGCGGCGCTGCGCGCGCATCTTTCCGTCGATCGGTCCTGGGAGCGCGATACCTCCTATTCGGAGCATCGCGAGATTGTCGAGGCGTTCGAGCGAGGAGACAGGGATACTCTCCGCGTCATCCTGCGAGAGCATATCCTGCGGGCCGCGAAGGCCTATGCGAATGTGGTCGAGCAGGTGTCTCAATCTATCTGA
- a CDS encoding isocitrate lyase/PEP mutase family protein: MNAPGLVVAPGCHDALGARILEQAGFEAVYMTGNGLSAAMLGAPDLGLLTLTEMASRARAIAASISVPLIADADTGYGNLNNVARTIAEYEAAGVAALHLEDQVTPKKCGAMSGLSLVPAEEHAEKIRHAVKMRRNPDMLIIGRTDARLVLGLDEAIARGKAYAEAGADLVLIEMLQSEEEMRRAVRSIDAPMMFNSVDGRTPPLDAAAFEAIGFKLLAFPLSATLAYARLMQRFASDLNQNGSTATWADELMPIHDYEGVLGLSRYA; encoded by the coding sequence TTGAACGCCCCCGGTCTTGTCGTGGCGCCGGGCTGCCATGACGCGCTCGGCGCGCGAATCCTCGAACAAGCCGGGTTTGAAGCCGTCTACATGACGGGCAACGGGCTCTCCGCGGCGATGCTCGGCGCGCCTGATCTCGGCCTGCTAACGCTGACCGAGATGGCGAGTCGCGCCCGCGCGATCGCGGCCAGCATCTCCGTGCCGCTGATTGCGGATGCCGATACCGGATACGGCAATCTCAACAACGTCGCCCGCACCATCGCGGAATACGAGGCGGCGGGCGTCGCCGCCCTGCACCTCGAGGATCAGGTGACGCCAAAGAAATGCGGCGCGATGAGCGGGCTCTCGCTGGTCCCCGCGGAGGAGCATGCCGAGAAGATCCGCCACGCGGTGAAGATGCGACGCAATCCCGACATGCTGATCATCGGCCGCACCGATGCGCGGCTGGTCCTCGGGCTGGATGAGGCGATCGCGCGCGGCAAGGCCTATGCCGAGGCCGGCGCCGATCTTGTGCTGATCGAGATGCTGCAGAGCGAAGAGGAGATGCGCCGGGCGGTGCGCAGTATCGACGCGCCGATGATGTTCAACTCCGTCGATGGCCGTACGCCGCCGCTCGACGCTGCCGCGTTCGAAGCAATCGGCTTCAAGTTACTGGCCTTCCCCTTGTCGGCCACGCTGGCCTATGCTCGGCTGATGCAGCGCTTCGCCTCGGACCTTAACCAGAACGGCTCTACGGCGACTTGGGCCGACGAGCTCATGCCGATCCACGACTATGAGGGCGTGCTCGGCTTGAGCCGCTACGCCTGA
- a CDS encoding FAD-linked oxidase C-terminal domain-containing protein: MLAQAQPIAAIALPAELTEGLKALLGRRFATSAADREHHGRGESYHAGLAPDAVCYAESTEEVAAIVRLCAAHRTPIVPFGAGTSLEGHVTAVRGGVCVDLSRMNTILSVRPEDLDATVQAGVTRQQLNSDLRDLGLFFPIDPGGESTIGGMAATRASGTNAVRYGTMRENVVSLTLVTAEGEIVRTARRARKSSAGYDLTRLLVGSEGTLAIITEVTVRLYGIPEAVSAATCSFPSVSRAVDLVVAVIQSGIPVARVELLDETTIRAVNNYSKLGLNEAPTLFFEFHGSQAGVREQAETVEALAADFEGLGFVAAADADSRTRLWKARHDTHYAVQALRPNAKLWSTDVCVPISALAPCIAETQADIAGASFPISMVGHVGDGNFHLGLVIDPSDPRELAEAAAINDRLVRRALALDGTCTGEHGVGTGKIKFMRLEHGPAVDMMRKVKRALDPLNILNPGKVLPED, from the coding sequence ATGCTGGCGCAAGCGCAGCCGATTGCCGCTATCGCCCTCCCGGCGGAGCTCACGGAGGGGTTGAAGGCGCTGCTCGGGCGTCGTTTCGCGACCTCGGCGGCCGACCGAGAGCATCACGGTCGCGGTGAATCCTATCATGCCGGCTTGGCTCCCGATGCCGTCTGCTACGCCGAGAGCACCGAGGAGGTCGCCGCGATCGTCCGGCTCTGCGCCGCCCATCGCACGCCGATCGTGCCGTTTGGGGCCGGCACTTCGCTCGAAGGCCATGTGACGGCTGTACGGGGCGGCGTCTGCGTCGATCTCAGCCGCATGAACACGATCCTCTCCGTCCGCCCCGAGGATCTCGACGCGACGGTGCAGGCTGGGGTGACGCGCCAGCAGCTGAACAGCGATCTGCGCGATCTTGGCCTCTTCTTCCCGATTGATCCCGGCGGCGAGAGCACCATCGGCGGCATGGCGGCGACGCGCGCCTCCGGCACCAACGCCGTCCGCTACGGCACGATGCGCGAGAACGTCGTTTCCCTGACCCTGGTGACCGCTGAAGGCGAGATCGTCCGGACGGCGCGCCGCGCCCGCAAATCCTCGGCCGGCTACGACCTGACGCGCCTGCTCGTCGGCTCGGAGGGAACGCTCGCGATCATCACCGAGGTCACGGTGCGGCTCTACGGGATTCCCGAGGCGGTCAGCGCGGCGACCTGTTCCTTTCCCTCCGTCTCGCGGGCGGTCGATCTTGTCGTCGCCGTCATCCAGAGCGGCATTCCGGTCGCCCGTGTCGAACTGCTCGACGAAACGACCATCCGTGCCGTCAACAATTACAGCAAGCTCGGATTGAACGAGGCGCCGACACTGTTCTTCGAGTTCCACGGCTCGCAGGCCGGGGTCCGGGAGCAGGCGGAAACGGTCGAGGCGCTGGCGGCCGATTTCGAGGGGCTGGGCTTCGTCGCGGCGGCCGATGCCGACAGCCGCACCCGCCTCTGGAAAGCCCGGCACGACACGCATTACGCAGTCCAGGCCCTGCGCCCCAACGCGAAGCTCTGGAGCACGGATGTTTGCGTGCCGATCTCGGCGCTCGCCCCCTGCATCGCGGAGACGCAGGCCGACATCGCCGGCGCCTCCTTCCCGATCAGCATGGTCGGCCATGTCGGGGACGGCAATTTCCATCTCGGGCTGGTGATCGATCCATCCGACCCGCGGGAGCTCGCGGAGGCGGCGGCGATCAACGACCGGCTGGTACGTCGTGCACTGGCGCTGGACGGCACCTGTACCGGCGAGCACGGCGTCGGCACAGGCAAGATCAAGTTCATGCGGCTCGAACATGGCCCGGCCGTCGACATGATGCGGAAGGTCAAGCGGGCTCTCGACCCGCTGAACATCCTCAACCCGGGCAAGGTTCTGCCCGAAGACTGA
- a CDS encoding TRAP transporter substrate-binding protein: protein MNSFTTRRGFLAGATATSVCAPTILRAAAPISLRVSSAAPTDKFGAHYLWYKPFSEQIAKLAGDRIKLEYFPNGQLGKEADVVNQVKVGSVDMMLTGASIWATVVPEFGMLDLGFLFNSYDHCSKALDAGVGEAYDKMLADRTGVNILGWGFQVGARSIYTKKPIASVAELKGVKLRVLPTKAFIDTFNIIGATPTPIPINELYTAVQTGVVDGFEHDPGTAIAYKLYEVTNRGFLTRHVYTPMLAYIGKRGLAKIPADLMPAFRQAAAEATRASRSEVKDVEAEAVADLKGKGMVYTEVPEAEIAELKRRMASELYKPYLAQYPATAPLFEKIQAAA from the coding sequence ATGAACAGCTTCACCACCCGCCGGGGCTTCCTGGCCGGCGCGACCGCGACAAGCGTCTGCGCCCCCACTATTCTCCGCGCAGCCGCGCCGATTTCGCTGCGCGTATCGTCCGCAGCGCCCACCGACAAGTTCGGCGCGCACTACCTTTGGTACAAGCCCTTCTCCGAACAGATCGCCAAGCTCGCCGGCGACCGCATCAAGCTCGAATACTTTCCGAACGGACAGCTCGGCAAGGAAGCCGACGTCGTCAACCAGGTGAAGGTCGGCTCCGTCGACATGATGCTGACCGGTGCCTCGATCTGGGCCACCGTTGTCCCCGAGTTCGGCATGCTCGACCTCGGCTTTCTCTTCAACAGCTACGATCATTGCTCGAAGGCGCTCGATGCCGGCGTCGGCGAGGCCTATGACAAGATGCTGGCCGACCGCACCGGCGTGAACATCCTGGGCTGGGGCTTTCAGGTCGGAGCGCGAAGCATCTACACCAAAAAGCCGATCGCGAGCGTTGCCGAGCTCAAGGGCGTGAAGTTGCGCGTTCTGCCGACCAAAGCGTTCATCGACACCTTCAACATCATCGGCGCGACGCCCACGCCGATCCCGATCAACGAACTTTATACCGCGGTGCAGACCGGCGTCGTTGACGGCTTCGAGCATGATCCCGGCACCGCGATCGCCTACAAACTCTATGAGGTCACCAACCGCGGCTTCCTCACCCGCCATGTCTATACGCCGATGCTGGCCTATATCGGCAAGCGCGGCCTCGCCAAGATTCCCGCAGACCTGATGCCGGCCTTCCGCCAGGCAGCGGCGGAGGCAACGCGCGCCTCCCGCTCCGAGGTCAAGGATGTCGAGGCCGAAGCGGTCGCCGACCTCAAAGGCAAGGGCATGGTCTATACCGAAGTGCCGGAAGCCGAGATCGCGGAGCTCAAGCGCCGCATGGCGAGCGAGCTCTACAAGCCCTACCTCGCGCAATACCCTGCGACCGCCCCCCTCTTCGAGAAGATCCAGGCGGCCGCCTGA
- a CDS encoding TRAP transporter large permease subunit, with protein sequence MDAVALAGSAHETRPAQDRFAARVLFFIEHLGGAILAIDVAVVFLSVVFRYFLHAPFDWAEEVAAGLMTTMVFIGAASVLARSQHIGIEVLVLMLPPPGRAIAAAAAAWITLLVSATLLVSSFQLFEDTASQLTPTGLPQWIFLLPVLFGGLVMAAFALVNVLKVPTGPRWTALVPLLALCILIAGWNMLLSQFSLAPIHLLAIASVGGLLIGVPIAFALAFGAMAYFLADPSLPMLIWAQQVASGANHFVLLAIPFFVLAGLTMESNGMSARLIELLLRMMGRLKGGMNLIVIIATALFSGVSGSKLADIAAVGGVIMPAVRKTGQDENETAGLLACTAVMAETIPPCVNLIIFAFVSNISIGGLFMAGLVPAGLMAAALAVVAVIYGTRVDVEKVFVGGTKRPMLPLILGAGVTLAMILMIGRGVTAGIATSTEISAFAVVYAFLIGGLAFRELSWRLVVQLFVRSAAMTGSILFIVAAASSLSYAITIERIPDQISTLMIGIGHAVGPIGFILVSVVVMAFFGMILEGAPALILFGPLLTPIAIKLGINPLQFGTIMVVAMGLGFFAPPIGVGLFATAAMTGTKVENVTRPMMKYIAVLIVALFALVIFPVFSLWLPRYLGMTG encoded by the coding sequence ATGGACGCCGTCGCTCTTGCCGGCAGCGCGCACGAAACGCGCCCGGCCCAGGACCGCTTCGCCGCGCGCGTCCTGTTCTTCATCGAACATCTCGGCGGTGCGATCCTGGCAATCGACGTAGCGGTCGTCTTCCTCTCGGTCGTCTTCCGCTACTTCCTGCACGCGCCCTTTGATTGGGCCGAAGAGGTCGCCGCGGGATTGATGACGACGATGGTCTTCATTGGCGCGGCCAGCGTACTTGCCCGCTCGCAGCATATCGGCATCGAGGTGCTCGTGCTCATGCTGCCGCCCCCTGGCCGCGCGATCGCCGCCGCGGCCGCCGCCTGGATCACGCTGCTGGTTTCGGCCACGCTTCTAGTCTCCAGCTTCCAGCTCTTCGAGGATACCGCCAGCCAACTCACGCCGACCGGGCTGCCACAATGGATCTTCCTGCTGCCGGTTTTGTTCGGCGGGCTCGTGATGGCGGCCTTCGCCCTGGTCAATGTGCTGAAGGTGCCGACCGGTCCGCGCTGGACGGCTCTCGTCCCGCTGCTCGCGCTCTGTATCCTGATCGCCGGCTGGAACATGCTGCTGTCTCAGTTCTCGCTGGCGCCGATCCATCTTCTGGCCATCGCCTCGGTCGGCGGTTTGCTGATCGGGGTGCCGATCGCCTTCGCGCTGGCTTTCGGTGCCATGGCTTATTTCCTGGCCGATCCTTCGCTGCCCATGCTCATCTGGGCGCAGCAGGTCGCCTCCGGCGCCAACCATTTCGTGCTGCTCGCCATTCCCTTCTTCGTGCTGGCCGGACTGACGATGGAGAGCAACGGCATGTCCGCGCGCCTCATCGAGCTGCTGCTGCGGATGATGGGGCGGCTGAAAGGCGGCATGAATCTCATCGTTATCATCGCAACTGCCCTGTTCTCAGGCGTGTCCGGCTCCAAGCTCGCAGACATCGCGGCGGTCGGCGGCGTCATCATGCCGGCGGTCCGCAAGACCGGGCAGGACGAGAACGAGACCGCCGGCCTGCTCGCCTGCACGGCGGTGATGGCCGAGACCATTCCTCCTTGCGTCAACCTGATCATCTTCGCCTTCGTCTCGAACATCTCGATCGGGGGGCTGTTCATGGCCGGCCTCGTTCCGGCCGGGCTTATGGCTGCGGCGCTCGCCGTCGTCGCGGTGATCTACGGCACCCGCGTCGATGTCGAGAAGGTCTTCGTCGGCGGCACCAAGCGGCCGATGCTGCCGCTGATCCTCGGCGCCGGCGTGACCCTAGCGATGATCCTGATGATCGGCCGCGGCGTCACCGCCGGCATCGCGACTTCGACGGAGATCTCCGCCTTCGCCGTGGTCTATGCCTTCCTGATCGGCGGGCTCGCCTTTCGCGAGCTGAGCTGGCGGCTGGTCGTCCAGCTCTTCGTGCGCTCGGCGGCCATGACCGGCAGCATCCTGTTCATCGTCGCGGCGGCATCGAGCCTGTCCTATGCCATCACCATCGAACGGATTCCGGACCAGATCTCTACGCTCATGATCGGCATCGGCCATGCGGTGGGTCCGATCGGCTTCATCCTCGTCAGCGTCGTGGTGATGGCCTTCTTCGGCATGATCCTGGAAGGCGCGCCGGCGCTCATCCTGTTCGGGCCGCTGCTGACGCCGATCGCGATCAAGCTCGGCATCAACCCGCTGCAGTTCGGCACGATCATGGTGGTCGCGATGGGGCTTGGCTTCTTCGCGCCGCCCATCGGCGTCGGCCTGTTCGCAACGGCGGCGATGACGGGGACCAAGGTCGAGAACGTGACGCGGCCGATGATGAAATATATCGCCGTCCTGATCGTGGCGCTGTTCGCGCTAGTGATTTTCCCCGTCTTCTCGCTCTGGCTGCCGCGCTATTTGGGAATGACGGGCTGA
- a CDS encoding DUF1236 domain-containing protein translates to MRKIILAASIALLPVVAAAQGSGGTAGGAAGGSAGNGSGGTAGAASGTSGADSGRGGTGGSGASVGGQSDAGSGGSANGAPAGGITANLAPRFKTYVTEHEVPSYTYSEGLRVGAVLPETGITYGEVPAEFGTRGYRYTIVNDQPVIVEPRTRRVIQVIE, encoded by the coding sequence ATGAGAAAGATCATTCTTGCTGCCAGCATTGCCTTGTTGCCTGTTGTGGCCGCCGCACAAGGCTCCGGCGGGACGGCTGGCGGTGCGGCCGGTGGCTCAGCGGGTAACGGCTCCGGCGGGACGGCTGGGGCCGCCAGCGGCACGAGCGGGGCAGATAGCGGAAGGGGCGGAACGGGCGGTAGTGGCGCTTCGGTCGGCGGGCAATCTGATGCCGGCTCGGGTGGCTCTGCCAACGGCGCCCCGGCAGGTGGAATTACCGCCAATCTGGCACCGCGCTTCAAAACCTACGTCACAGAACACGAGGTGCCATCCTACACCTATAGTGAAGGCCTGCGAGTTGGCGCAGTCCTCCCCGAGACCGGTATCACCTATGGCGAGGTTCCCGCGGAATTCGGAACGAGAGGCTATCGCTATACAATCGTCAATGACCAGCCGGTCATCGTCGAGCCAAGGACGCGCCGCGTCATTCAGGTCATCGAATAG